TCAAAGCGGTCGTCTTGGCGATGGTGGATAATTAGACACGGAGTTTTCTGGCCTTTTCTGCCTTTGAAGATGTTAGCGCCCAATAAGAGAGCTAATGGGGGGAATatggctgggagagagagagagagagggaggatatggctgggagagagagggaggatatGCATTGGGATGAGAGAGGGACACACATTATCCTCGGTGTCATCATTAACTGCTCTGAAAGGCCCGTATCACTACAGATGCCCGAGCATGCGATACGGTTAAACATATATGCTGCCTCAAATTCACCCACAAGCTGCAGGATACAGCACGGACACGATGTGACACAAGTCtgtgcaattgtgtgtgtgtgtgttcagatgttttcagTTTAGGATGGACCACAATTGCAGACCTGCAGAGCATCTCCAAGTTTCCCTGACCCTTTGTGACCCTGAAAATATCTATCCATGCTTTCGTTACTTTGAGAAAAGATGGTTAAATCCTAGAAATAATCTTGATAATTATGTGTCATTGTCTTTccctaatttttttgttttttgtggaggATGGAGGCGGGGTGGTGAGTTGCATTCGGTGTATCTTCTCTCAGTTTGAAAATCACTGTTGTTCCGTTCAGGTGACCATGTTCCTGTGCTGTGCCACCATCTTGGCCATCATTCAGTTCTGCCACTTCTGCCAGCTGAGTTTCTGGATGCGCTCAGCCCTCGCCACCGTTACAGGGGCCACCCTCCTACTGCTGCTCTATAGCCCCCTCCATAGGACTAGGTGAGCATCTGCattctgcacacaaacacacattccatGCAAACAAACATGCCCGTCGTCCAAACAGCACTCTCTGGTgcatgcacagaaacacacagataTCAAAAGATGCATGCGGCTGCAAAGAAATCCAGACATACAAATCTGTTTATGCAAACATGTCCCAATGCCATTATATTTTTTTGTATGTACTTTAGTCAGTAGTCCATACTAAGGGCATGTAATATTTCCATGAGTTAACAAAGGCTCGCACAGACTGAGCTCATTTAGGTGTATTATAACTGAAAGAGTCAAGTTGTAGTAAATCCTGAACTTAAGGCTTAGTAAATATATGCGAGGTAATAGCAATCTTAGCCATTTGCAAGTAGTTAATGTCAGACAAAAGCCATTGAACTTTGTGTGATGGAAATAGCGTACATCTGTGTGGATGTGCATAGACGCGCTTCCGTCCTCTTGTGTGCATACATACACcattcagccaaaacattaaaaccaccagaggccactgccatccaGGAATGCCAATAccttgaaggggtgtacttggtccgCAGCAGTGTTTTCAggaggtggcatgtgtcaaagtaacatccatatgaatgtcaggacccacggtttcccagcagaacattgtccagagcatcactggcttgccttcttcccatagtgcatcctggtgccatctcttcccctggTAAACTATGCACACGCACCTGGCTGTCCATATGATgttaaagaaaatgtgattcatcagaccagtccacttcttccattgctccatggtccagttctgatgctcatttgCCCATTGTATgcactttcggtggtggacaggggtcatcgttggggactctgactggtctgcggctactcAGTcctatacacagcaagctgcaatgcactgtgtcctgaaacctgtctatcatagccaacatTAACTCTTccaacaatttgagctacagtagctcttctgtgggatcggaccagactggCTAGCCTTCACTCTTCACGCTCATTAATGAGCCTTTGGCACTCATGACACTGTCGCCAGTTCATCAGTTGTCCTTTGTTGGAaaattttggtaggtactgaccactgcataccgggaacaccgcacaagacctgcctatttggagatgctctgacccagtcatctagccatcacaatttggaacTTGTCAGTTACTCAGACCCTTTTGCTTGCCAATTTTTCCTGCgtccaaacacatcaacttcaagagctggttgttcacttgctgcctaatatatcccaccccttgacagatgccattgtaatgagataatcaatgttattcacttacctgtcagtggttttaatgttttagctgatcggtgtatatgcactacatggccaaaagtatgtggacaaccCAATATCAGgatatatgtgcttgttgaacacctcattccaaaaccatggacattaatatggagttggtcccctctttgctgctataacaATCCTCCACTCTTCTAGGAAGGCTTGCCACTAGATTTTGGACCATGGCTGTgaggattcgctcccattcagccacaagagcattagtgggatttggcactgatgttggggaggagACCTGGCTCGCAGTCGGCATTCCAATTCATcctaaaggtgttggatggggtttaGATTCAGGGTTCTgcgcaggccagtcaagttcttccacaccagactgtgcaaaccatgtctttatggaccttgctttgtgcacaggggcattgtcatgctgaaacaggaaactgGAACTGTTGCCACAAAATTGGAAGCAcgcaattctctagaatgtcactgTATGCTGTAACATTAAGAttccccttcactggaactaagtggTCTAGCCTAGACcatgaaaagcagccccagacaactattcctcctccaccaaactttacagttggcactgcattcaggcaagtagtgttctcctggcatccgccaaacctaGATTcatccgtcagactgccagatagtgaagcgcgATTCATCAGTCCATAGAACGCTTTTCCACTGCTCCAGGGTCCAACGGCGGTGTGCTTTTTACAACACTCGAGTCGACACTTTGCACATTGAGATCTCGGGCTTGTATGTGGCTGCTTTTCCACGgcaacccatttcatgaagctctcgACAAACAACTCGCGTGCCGATGTTTCTTGCAGAGGCAGTTCAGAACTAGTAGTGGAGTGTTGCAACTGAGGAGAGACCATTTTTTAGCGCTTCAGCACTCACCGGTTCTGTTCTTCGGTCTTACGTAGTCTGCCGCTTCACAGCTGAGCTTTTGTTGCTCCCAGCCATTTCGATGTCACAATAACAGCCCTTTCAGTTGACTGGGGCAGTTCGAGCAGGGTAGAAATTTGACAAACTGACAAGTGCCACGTTGAAAGTCACCGAGCTCATCAgtacgacccattctactgccagtgtttgtcgcaggggtgcccaaccccaggcctcgagggccgcagtgtctgcgggtattcgttccaaccgtgcactacaccgcctgatttaactaattcctttccctccttggtcccaAGAggggagctaattagttaaatcaggtggtgtagtgcatggttggaacaaatacccgcagacacttgcggccctcgaggcctggggtTGGACACCCTACGGAGATTGCATGGTTgcatgcttgattttatgcacctgttagcaatgggtgtggctgaaatagccaaagcCACTAATTAAAAGGGGtgcccacatacttttggccatgtagcctATGTGTCCATGTATTGCCTTATGTTTCTGTGTGAACccatgcgtgtgtgtatttgtgtgagtgAATAGGTGTGTGTTGGTATAACCACTTCTATGTGACACGTTTCTCCTCTCTTTCAGCTCGGCTAACAACAGCTTGCCTGCAGTTGGGTGAGTGTCTCTGTGGAAACAGAAGTTCAACAGATGAGTGACATTTGAGAGGTTGATGGTAGCAAGAGCCCTCTTATGTTTTCTTAATCGTAgccctcactgtctctctctctctctttctcacacactttGTCTCTCCTCGTTGTCGCCACTCAGTCCTGTACTTTTCTACTCTTTAATTCcctttctctttcacacacaatTGACCTCTTGCCACTGTAATGTTTGCTAGGTGTTGCAGCAGGAGGGATGACTCATGGCTGATGCAGATTAGCCTTTTGTGTTATAGCTGTACATTGGCTTGTTCCAAAGCCAAGGCATAGAGAAAGAATGCCAAATAGCTCTTCccttacctttttttttcttcttaatttTATCCTTTTTTCATTCTAATGTGGCATGTCCAATCCCCTATTTTCTCCTGCAGTCCTGGTGCACGACCCCTACTGTGTGGTTAGAGAGGGTATAGAAGCTGTACaggcaccagtggcggctggtgctaaaaatggggggggggggcaatttaccttggcgcagcacacctgacagctgctttaatgtccacacagtcacagagttattaagaaggacaatgtagcctatagcttttatcagggttcgtagacggtggatgattgacagtcgagacgaggcgtgagtgtgaacatgattgacagccacgagaattgtccaaacacattagatcaaaaaaacattaaaacaataccaattcgctgccaataaaagtgggagtgtctggggcaacaCAGAACTAcggcccatggaaaatctgatgaaaccaatcagacagcagcctcaggtcacctgctcgccacaagtttgagggcttacataaagtatcgtttggccggcgcccgtcacccaggaagtatatgtattcagacaggaatcaaccaaacaccatttggaaccaatatttaatggctgctgacaggcgctcacagactgaacaacacttttattttataattatacagctaaattatatttaacatgtttaagtagattttcatctcttgatgtttgaagcggGCGGttccccagcgccctgtactggccagccgccactgacagGCACCTCGCTACCTGTGGGAGTTGCTAGTCTCTAGCTGCAGGTTACTCATCCAGGGATGCGGCCAATTGCACTCCCTGGGATGCCCGGTTGAGCCGGAGGCAACGTTGCAGTTTGAACTGGAAACCTCTTCTCTTTATCATTATGCAATTCCACCTGCAGATCTTGTCTTCTAAGGCATGCAAAGTGAAGTACAGTTGTACAGATTAAGGCATAGATAATTAACGACACATCTTACTTTTGTTATCTGCCTTTCAACTAGGCTATTTTCTCTGAATCATCTCCGTGGGCTATGACGTTTGCGGAAggcgttgtgatctgtagcgagagtagggtgcaggtggaggagagcctggagaggtggaggtatgcactggagagaagaggaatgaaagtcaggagcaagacggaatacatatgcatgaatgagagggaggacagtggaatggtgaggatgcaaggagtagaggtgacgggtgacgaaggcatatgagtttaaatacttggggtcaactgtccaaagtaacggggagtgcagaagagaggtgaagaagagagtgcagacagagtggattgggtggagaagagtgtcaggagtgatttgtgacagaagggtaccagcaagagttaaagggaagctttacaagatggtcgtgagaccggctatgttatatggtttggagactggcactggcaaaaagacaggaggtggagctggaggtggcggagttgaagatgctaagattttcattgggagtgatgaagaaggacaggattagggacaagtatattagagggacagctgaggttggacggtttggagacaaagcaagagaggcaagattgagatggtttggacatgtgtggaggagagatgctgggtatattgggagaaggatgctgaatatggagctgccagggaagaggagaagaggaaggccaaagaggaggtttatggatgtggtgagggaggacatgcaggtggctggtgtgacagaggaagatgcagaggacaggaagagatggaaactgatgagccactgtggcgccccctaacaggcgcagccgaaagtagtagtagtagtagtagtattttctCTGCGTCAACTGGACTGGGGCCCTCTGTTTCAGAGGTTCAGAAGTATACTTGCGAATTGCTGTGAATTTAACATTATTAAACGGGTTATTTCTTACCCAGTAGAAATTACATCTCATGATAATTTGTTTGTTTCCATGGCTACAATTCTGTCACTTTTGTTGCTTATGGTAGTTATTGATTGGTTGCCTGTGTGTGATGCTCATTCTTTTATATACCGTGACACCTTCTCAACCCTCTCTTATTTATAATTTTGCCACTTTATCTTTCATGTCtcttctttccccccttttttttttttgctcaaaaaGGGAGTAGAGTCACTCGCCTTGTCATGTTGTGTTGCGATAGAGGGAATATGATATCTATGGATTAAGCTTAGGCCAGAGATCACACATGTAGCTCCAGATGTGTGGGGTTTAATTCTTCATCTGTCTCTGGTGAGCCTGTTTCGTGGTTTAAGTGAGAGAGGATTAATGTGGAAGACTTGAGAGAGAAAGTTGTGGCAGGGGAACAtgttgttgtgggggggggtcttaccCTTCCCAACTTCTCTCTCCAACCCAAACCCACCTTACCATCATCCTGTCATTGAGTCCTTGTCTCTCCCAGCTTGTGTACTTCTCTCCTCTAACCTTTTTCTGCATGTCTTTGTtgttctgcccccccctcccatatTTTGCCATACCTCCATTTAACTTACACACAACAAACTGAACCCCATCCAGTCTGTCGTCTTATCCCCCGCTCCAAATAAATTATTTCTGGTACCactccatctcatctcatcatctcctttctttttcttgtgtCAGGGGGAACCTCACTACATTGAATGGAGGCTGTCTAGCGTGGATGACTTCAGAACCAGGCCCAAACCCTCCTCTTCAACCTCTTGACCTCCTTGTCAAAGAGGCTGTTCTGGCCTTCTTCCTGCTACTCCTCCTGGTTTGGTTCCTCAACCGTGAGTTTCAGGTCAGCTACCGCCTCTATTACCATGGCAATGTGGAGGCAGACAAGCACCGCTCCAAAATTCAGACTATGCGGGATCAAGCGGAGTGGTTGCTAGGCAACATAATCCCCATCCATGTGGCTGAGCAACTCAAggtatttatttgtttttgccCAACTgcataaacaggctaatgatacAAATCTCATGATAATTCTCATGATAAAGTTGATTTGTTCCTAGCATCCAGCGAGTGGCTTGCAATACACTTATTTTTGTGCAATCGTTTCTCAGCGGGCCCAGAGCTACTCCGAGAACCATGAAAATGTGGGTGTGATCTTTGCCAGCATTGTCAACTTCAGCGAGTTCTACGAGGAGAGCTATGAGGGTGGGAAAGAGTGCTACCGCGTCCTCAACGAGCTGATTGGAGACTTTGACGAACTCCTCCGCAAATCTGAATTCACCAATGTCGAGAAGATCAAGACTATTGGTTCCACCTACATGGCAGCATCAGGACTGAATGTCCAGCAGCTGGCTCACAGTAACCACGACCATCCGCATGCCCACTTGATGGCGCTATTCAATTTTGCCCTGGAGATGATGGGCGTCCTAGACGATTTCAACAAGAACATGTTGGGCTTTGGCTTCAAGCTCCGCATTGGATTCAACCATGGCCCGCTGACGGCGGGGGTGATAGGCACCACCAAGTTGCTCTATGACATCTGGGGGGACACGGTCAACATCGCCAGCCGGATGGACTCCACTGGTGTGGAGTGCCGGGTGCAGGTGAGTGAGGAGAGCCATGCTGTGCTCAGCACCATGGGTTTAGAGTTCGACTACAGAGGTACCGTAAATGTAAAGGGCAAAGGTCAAATGAGGACCTTCCTTTACCCCAAAAGTGGGGGGAACCTTTTGGGAAATCAAGAGCGGCTTGAGATGGGCAGCAGCCCTGCAGTCTCTGCCATGGTGCCACCAGCCAGTAAGACTTTTGAGTCTGTTGCCAAGGCAGCAGCTCCTCCTTGTTCCTCCTCTTCTCACACTCctccctcctccaccacctcctcaaGCACTCCTCTACCCCAAAGCAGCATGATAGTTGGACCTCCAGGAGCCAGGCCAGAACCTGGTCAACCTGAGCCTGTGGAGGTAAGGGAGGAGGGATATAGGGACGCTCCAAAACTCTCTGGCCCATCTCCCACCACAGACCAACACCACCATCACCCCCCACAACTAGACCCAAAATCTGGTGCCACGCAAGTGCCCCCCACGTTCTCGCCGGCACCTCTCGCACTTGAAGAGAAAGAGGATGAAGGCGAGGAGGCCGATGAGCTGACATATCTCAATGAGGAGTTCTACTCACGTCTTTGATTCCCCCTGGTCCCTCTGACCTGTTCTCTCTGGCTGCTGTCTCTCAAGACACTGTCTAACCAGGACACTTTGGTTGGAGGTGTGAGACCCCTGCCTATAGGCGTTGGCGAGGGTGTCTCCTGCGTTTCCAGGAGTTCCAGGCGTGGATAAAGTCGAGGGAGTTGCTTTCTCCAGCTGCCTGGACATGAACCATGGCCAAAGATACGAGGGCTCC
This genomic stretch from Lampris incognitus isolate fLamInc1 chromosome 5, fLamInc1.hap2, whole genome shotgun sequence harbors:
- the LOC130112483 gene encoding adenylate cyclase type 9-like, translated to MKDYFFKPPINKISLNFLDRPLEMAYRSSYQEEVVNQVPVQTFASTTFSSFLDVLLSCFVFLALSLACFLPPLVSPAMVGPPAPTALALTPLAGLLELTSLVLSIRMAFCLEEVLNCTRSLLRVVSGWVPRHVIGAVLISLPAISVFSHFTCSAHLPLQVTMFLCCATILAIIQFCHFCQLSFWMRSALATVTGATLLLLLYSPLHRTSSANNSLPAVGGNLTTLNGGCLAWMTSEPGPNPPLQPLDLLVKEAVLAFFLLLLLVWFLNREFQVSYRLYYHGNVEADKHRSKIQTMRDQAEWLLGNIIPIHVAEQLKRAQSYSENHENVGVIFASIVNFSEFYEESYEGGKECYRVLNELIGDFDELLRKSEFTNVEKIKTIGSTYMAASGLNVQQLAHSNHDHPHAHLMALFNFALEMMGVLDDFNKNMLGFGFKLRIGFNHGPLTAGVIGTTKLLYDIWGDTVNIASRMDSTGVECRVQVSEESHAVLSTMGLEFDYRGTVNVKGKGQMRTFLYPKSGGNLLGNQERLEMGSSPAVSAMVPPASKTFESVAKAAAPPCSSSSHTPPSSTTSSSTPLPQSSMIVGPPGARPEPGQPEPVEVREEGYRDAPKLSGPSPTTDQHHHHPPQLDPKSGATQVPPTFSPAPLALEEKEDEGEEADELTYLNEEFYSRL